One window of Bos mutus isolate GX-2022 chromosome 29, NWIPB_WYAK_1.1, whole genome shotgun sequence genomic DNA carries:
- the CCDC86 gene encoding coiled-coil domain-containing protein 86, with translation MDTPLRRSRRLEGLKPESPENPTSVLRVRRALVEFESNPKETGEPRSPPGLGSPSRQPETSPGSPSLPNGPALGSPRKQPELDSGSPEGHRDPALNFPQNQPESSPESHLLQPKPSEESPKFSQNQGEADSELPKSKEEPTPGCPRHQLQQDSGSLEPFPGQKAPGPEPSKPLQELTPRSPGSPRDQHEPSKPPAAGEPAREGPAPKKREGSSAQAPASKKPKEEIPVIPKGKPKSGRVWKDRSKKRFSQMVQDKPLRTSWQRKMKDRQERKLAKDFARHLEEEKERRRQEKKKRRAENLRRRLENERKAEIVQVIRNPAKLKRAKKKQLRSIEKRDTLAQLQKQPPQRPATKV, from the exons ATGGATACGCCGCTGAGACGCAGCCGGCGGCTGGAAGGCCTAAAGCCTGAATCTCCGGAGAACCCTACCTCAGTTTTGCGGGTGAGACGGGCCCTTGTGGAGTTCGAGTCGAACCCAAAAGAAACGGGGGAGCCTAGGTCTCCACCGGGCCTGGGATCTCCTAGTCGTCAGCCGGAGACAAGCCCAGGATCACCCAGTCTGCCGAACGGGCCAGCGTTGGGGTCCCCTCGAAAGCAGCCAGAGCTGGACTCAGGGTCCCCCGAAGGTCACCGAGATCCAGCCCTGAATTTTCCCCAAAATCAGCCGGAATCGAGTCCTGAATCCCACCTACTTCAGCCAAAGCCAAGTGAGGAGTCACCAAAGTTCTCCCAGAACCAAGGAGAAGCGGACTCGGAGTTGCCCAAGAGTAAGGAGGAGCCGACCCCGGGATGCCCTCGACATCAGTTGCAGCAGGACTCGGGTTCACTAGAGCCTTTCCCCGGTCAGAAAGCACCGGGTCCCGAGCCCTCGAAACCACTGCAGGAGCTGACACCGCGGTCGCCCGGCTCCCCACGGGATCAGCATGAACCGAGCAAGCCACCTGCAGCTGGGGAGCCGGCGAGAGAAGGCCCCGCGCCAAAGAAGCGAGAAGGTTCTTCGGCCCAGGCCCCAGCGTCCAAGAAGCCGAAGGAGGAGATTCCTGTAATCCCGAAGGGGAAGCCCAAGTCTGGGCGGGTGTGGAAGGACCGCTCAAAGAAGAG GTTTTCCCAGATGGTTCAGGACAAGCCCCTGCGCACATCCTGGCAGCGGAAGATGAAGGACCGGCAGGAGAGGAAGCTGGCCAAGGACTTTGCCCGGcacctggaggaggagaaggagcggCGCCGGCAG GAGAAGAAGAAACGCCGTGCCGAGAACCTGAGACGCCGCCTGGAGAACGAGCGGAAGGCGGAGATCGTCCAAGTG ATCCGAAACCCCGCCAAGCTCAAGCGGGCGAAGAAGAAGCAGCTGCGATCCATCGAGAAGCGGGACACTCTGGCCCAGCTGCAGAAGCAGCCGCCACAGCGGCCGGCCACCAAGGTCTGA
- the PTGDR2 gene encoding prostaglandin D2 receptor 2: protein MPEPTMLANVTTKPLCPLLEQMSRLQSHSNSSIRYMDHVSVLLHGLASLLGLVENGLILFVVGCRMRQTVVTTWVLHLALSDLLATASLPFFTYFLAVGHSWKLGTTFCKLHSSIFFLNMFASGFLLSAISLDRCLQVVRPVWAQNHRTVAAAHKVCLALWVLAVINTVPYFVFRDTIPRLDGRIMCYYNVLLLSPGPDRNATCDSRQTALAVSKFLLAFAVPLAIIASSHLAVSAQLRHRGRRRSSRFVRLVAAVVAAFALCWGPYHVFSVMEARAHANPSLRPLVWRGLPFVTSLAFINSVINPLLYVLTCPDVLRKLRRSLRSVLESVLVDDSDLAAGGSNRRRRRASSTNASASSISESSGHRLHALWPARLLDWLRGDPAAPPQRDRTPSQDERGPLNRALSTTSG from the coding sequence AGCCCACCATGTTGGCCAATGTCACGACGAAGCCGCTCTGTCCCCTCCTGGAGCAGATGAGCCGCCTCCAAAGCCACAGCAACTCCAGCATCCGCTACATGGACCACGTGTCGGTGCTGCTGCATGGGCTGGCCTCGCTGCTGGGCCTGGTGGAAAACGGACTCATTCTCTTCGTGGTGGGCTGCCGCATGCGCCAGACCGTGGTCACCACCTGGGTGCTGCACCTGGCCCTGTCCGACCTGCTGGCTACAGCCTCCCTGCCCTTCTTCACCTACTTCCTGGCCGTGGGCCACTCCTGGAAGCTGGGCACCACCTTCTGCAAGTTACACTCCTCCATCTTCTTCCTCAACATGTTTGCCAGCGGCTTCCTGCTCAGCGCCATCAGCCTGGACCGCTGCCTGCAGGTGGTACGGCCCGTGTGGGCGCAGAACCACCGCACGGTGGCCGCGGCCCACAAGGTCTGCCTGGCGCTCTGGGTCCTGGCCGTGATCAACACTGTGCCCTACTTCGTGTTCCGGGACACCATCCCGCGGCTGGACGGGCGCATCATGTGTTACTACAACGTGCTGCTCCTCAGCCCTGGGCCGGACCGCAATGCCACGTGCGACTCACGCCAGACGGCCCTGGCCGTCAGCAAGTTCCTGCTGGCCTTCGCCGTGCCGCTGGCCATCATCGCCTCGAGCCACTTGGCTGTGAGCGCACAGTTGCGCCACCGCGGCCGCCGGCGGTCCAGCCGCTTCGTACGCTTGGTGGCGGCCGTGGTGGCGGCCTTCGCGCTCTGCTGGGGCCCCTACCACGTGTTCAGCGTGATGGAGGCTCGGGCGCACGCGAACCCTTCGCTGCGGCCGCTCGTGTGGCGAGGGCTGCCCTTCGTCACCAGCCTGGCCTTCATCAACAGCGTGATCAACCCGCTGCTCTACGTGCTCACCTGCCCCGACGTGCTGCGCAAGCTGCGGCGCTCGCTGCGGAGCGTGCTGGAGAGCGTGCTGGTGGACGACAGCGACCTGGCCGCCGGGGGCAGtaaccgccgccgccgccgcgcctcCTCCACCAACGCCTCGGCTTCCTCCATCTCCGAGAGCAGCGGCCACCGCCTGCACGCGCTCTGGCCCGCGCGCCTGCTCGACTGGCTCCGGGGCGACCCCGCGGCGCCCCCGCAGAGGGACCGCACCCCATCCCAGGACGAGCGGGGCCCCCTGAACCGGGCGCTGAGCACCACCTCGGGGTAG
- the MS4A10 gene encoding membrane-spanning 4-domains subfamily A member 10, with product MAAAANGASTVTARSEAEGHPSEKALSPTPPGLTDLPQKVTQPDLPPPNWHQEKPRKSSRVLKELGAVHVVIALVYLFIGGYLVAAVQNLHLVVQKCWYPFWGAASFLISGILAITMESFQKNYLKMCLVANSISFLCVLAGLFVIAKDLFLETPFEFPIWKPYPNDTVHIQRLVLALLCVTCVEVFLPGLMAFVAYRDARLSAEEDDLPLVPDSPLELKEQSMMPPPSYEDVTQGDQQDEQERR from the exons ATGGCAGCAGCAGCCAATGGAGCATCCACAGTTACTGCCAGGTCGGAAGCTGAAGGACACCCATCAGAGAAGGCCCTCAGCCCTACCCCGCCTGGCCTGACAGATCTACCTCAGAAGGTGACCCAGCCTGACCTCCCACCTCCAAACTGGCACCAGGAGAAGCCCAGGAAGAGTAGCCGCGTTCTCAAGGAGCTGGGC GCCGTCCATGTGGTCATCGCTCTGGTGTACTTGTTCATTGGAGGTTacctggtggctgctgtccaGAACCTtcacctggtggtccagaagtGTTGGTATCCATTCTGGGGGGCTGCCTCT TTCCTCATTTCCGGGATCTTGGCAATAACAATGGAGTCGTTTCAGAAAAATTATCTG AAGATGTGCCTGGTAGCAAACTCCATCAGCTTCCTCTGTGTGCTGGCTGGCCTCTTTGTCATTGCCAAGGACCTCTTTCTGGAGACTCCGTTTGAGTTCCCCATCTGGAAACCGTACCCCAATGATACT GTCCACATCCAGAGGCTAGTGCTGGCTCTGCTCTGTGTCACCTGTGTGGAGGTCTTCCTGCCAGGGCTCATGGCTTTCGTGGCATACAGGGATGCCCGCCTGTCTGCAGAG GAGGATGACCTGCCTCTTGTCCCCGACTCACCATTGGAGCTCAAGGAACAGTCGATGATGCCTCCACCATCCTACGAGGACGTCACTCAAGGTGACCAGCAGGACGAGCAGGAGAGGAGGTGA